The window TTTGACCGACCCTGACTGGGCTGGTGTACTTAACGGTATTTTCTCACTCAGCATGCCTTCGGGAGCCACATTGACCGTGGTGGCGCTCATTGGCACGACAGTGGTGCCCTATAACATCTTTCTTCATGCCTCCAGCATTTCCAAAAAGTGGCAATCAACAACTGACTTGCCAGCCGTTCGCCGCGACTTATTTGTTTCCATTCCATTAGGCGGCTTAATATCAATGGCAATTGTAGCGACCGCTGCATCCGCATTTTTTGGTCACCAGATTACAATCTCCAGCGCTGCCGATTTAGCTATATCTTTAGAGCCATTGTTTGGCAACGCGGCAACGTACTTAATGGCAATGGGTCTGTTTGCTGCCGGTATATCGTCGGCGACTACGGCTCCTCTAGCCAGCGCCTATGCTCTCAACGGTATAATGGGGTGGTCAGTGAGTTTGAAGAGCCGCGCCTTTAGAGCGGTTTGGTTGACCATTTTGTTGTTGGGCGTTGCTATTTCCAGTCTCGGCATCGAACCGGTCACTGTTATTTGGTTTGCTCAGGTGGCGAACGGCATTTTGCTTCCCGTTATTGTAGGCTTTTTGTGGTGGCTAAGCTGGGGAAGCTTACTGGGCAAGAATCGCAATTCCTGGTGGCAAAACCTGTTAGCTGCGCTGGTGTTCATTATTTCAATTGTACTGAGTATCAGAAGTTTAGGCTCAGCGTTTGGCGCTTTTTAAATCTCTAAAATAGGAAAAAGGCAGCGTCCCTGCTGCCTAAAACTCACGAAACGAGTTACTCGCTTGCAGCACCAACGAACTCGAGTTCTACCGGCTCGCTTGATGTTTCAATGGTGACATTTTCCGTTAAGAAAAACTCTATGTCGTCATCGGCTTCTGGGTCGTCCGCATCGTTACACGTTAATGCCGCGGTGTAATCGCCAGTCGCAATGAAGCCCATAGCGAAGTCATAGGTGTCAACTCCGTCAAAATAAACCGCTGTGCTTGCGTACGGCTCATTTTCTTCGCTACCGCCGTTGTCGGCTAACGCTGAAGTTTCTAGGCCACTGCCTTCATAAAGGTAAACGTAAGCAACCGGTAGCGATGCATCTTCAGGTGCGACAGTGCAGGCTTCATTAAACAGCAGAGCACCTTCCGCTACCGTGCCTTTCAAGTGACCAACCGCAGAATTATCAACCAGGCGAACGCCGCGCGGCTTAAGAATATAGTGTTCTTGACCGACCGGGTTGGTCATTGCATGGCGAAGATCAAACTCAACGGTGAAGTTAAGGTTACCGCCTGCATCGGCGATGAACCCATCAAGCTTTAGCTCATTTGAAGGCACTTGGACAGGCACTTGCTCAGCATCTCCATCGCCATTCGTATCGGTCATTACGTACGAGCCATCGGCCATCACCAGTCTTAGCTGCCCATATTGGCCGGCATCAATTTCAGCATTTTCGAGAAACACCATCGACTCGTTTCCGGTAAATTCAAGTAAATCGATACCGATCGTATTAGGGATCGGGTTGCCTTCAGAGTCTAAACAAAGGTCATTTTCTTCCGGTGCTTCTAAATCGTCTCCGACGGTAAATGTTTGTGCCCCGTCACCATTCCCCGTGAGTTCAACGGCATTAAAGCAAGCAACAACAGCCTCGGCGTTATCGACAGGCGCGTCACTCACTCCCAAAGTGAACTGAGCAGTATCCGGTGTGGTCGGGTCATCATCAGAACCGCCACAAGCGGCTAGCGTTACCGTCGCTAAAGCTAACGTTGTGTATGCGAATAAACGCATGGGTATTCCTCCTTGTGAGTTATTTCCCGTTAGTTATAGACTTGAGCCAACAAAATTTAAACGCGTTTTACAAACATTTTCATTGACAAAGTTGTGGTATAGCTCTATATCGTTTTTGTCGTAAATAACGACAGGCTTTTTGTTCGGTTTTAGTCTGTAGGAAGGGCTTATCATGACCACTATTACCCGAGAGTTATTATTGAAGAAACCGTTTAACGATTTCAGAAACTATCCTTATGGCTTCGCGCGTTCTGGCGACTTTTCTATCAGGGAAAGCGATGCATTGACACACTATGGTTGTTTGATTACCGCCATGCTCAATGGCGAGTTTAAACCGACGTTGCAGGAAGACATCGATTTACTGGCTGCTGCAAAAGGCGAGCAAGCGCCTGCTACCCCGGTTGAAAAGACATGGGCGAAATATCAGGCGCGTATTCATCGTCCTAAAGTGGCGAGTATGTATGGTAAAGGTAAGTTTGCTGACGATTCTTTAGGCTCATCTTCGGACACAGAAGATGATCTGATAGTCGAAGATTAAGAGTGCGAACTAACAAGCTTTAAGCGTCTGGGAGCCTGGCGGTGGCAATGGTAACAATAGCTGCCGCCAAAACGTTTTGCTTCCTTCTTGGCTTCGGTTGCAAGTAACGCAACGTCGTGGTGCGACTCACAAAGCTTAGCATCAGGGCTGACAACGCCAACCGCAATGCTCAATAAAGAGAAGAATGTTGGGTGACCCTCGCGGTTCACCGCCTTAATACCGCCAAGTTTTATATGTTCTTCTTGGTAAAACTGAACAATGTCCTCATCAAACCGTTCAATGACTTTCTGGCAGCTGTTTTCAATTCTGTCGGCAGTGACAGCGGCATGATCAAATATCACGACAAAGTCATCACCGCCAATATGGCCGACGAAGTTACTGCACCCTGTCAGCGTTTTTTGCAGTAACTGAGCGACCCATTTTATCACTTGATCACCTTGCTCATAGCCGTAAATATCGTTGTAGGGTTTAAAGTGGTTTAAATCGAAGTAGGCAACGCTAAATTGACGTTGTTCTCTCAGTTTTTCGTTGATAACACGATTGATTGCGACGTTGCCGGGCAATTGAGTCAACGGATTCGCATGTCGAGCATCGTTAATTTTCAGTTCGGTTATTTTGCGTAGCAAGCTTTTTATCGAGGCCACGCCGTAATAGCCGTTGTTGCGAGTAACAATAATATGTTGGTAGACATCGGTTTCGTCATGCTCAGTAATTAACTGACTGACGTCTTCCAGCGACGCTTGCCAGTCGACAGCAATAGGCTCTTTTTCCATTATGTGAGCAACAAGTTTATTGGCATTCAGTGCATGTCCATACGATCCAGAAAACCGCTCTAATAACTTTTCCCGGCTGATGACGCCGACCACTTTTTCGTGGCGAGTGACAGGAAGTAATGACAATGCCGCATTTTTGGTAAAGCGGTTCAGTGCTTCTAAAGCCGGTTCATCATCAGCAATAATTTCCAGCGAATTAACAACGCTGGCAATCGTTTCATTATAACCGCCTTTTACTGGCTTATAGGTGTTTAAAAGTGATGGTTGAACATTATGCACCGGTAATTTATCAGGCTTACCAAACAGATACCCCTGACAGTGTTTAATGCCTAACGCGTGAAGTTGTTCAAGTTCCTCTTTGGTTTCAATCCCCTCGGCAATCACCTTTGTTTGTATGTTTTTTGCCAACGATAGAATGCTTTGCACAAATTCTCTTTTCACCGATGATTCATGAATATCCTGAACGAAATAGCGGTCAACTTTAACGTAATCGGGGTGTAGCTCAGACCAAAGCTTTAAACCGGAGTAACCAGCGCCTAAGTCGTCTATGGCTATCATAAAGCCTAATTGTCGGTAGTGAATAATGGCTTCCTTTAGGTTTTCAGTGTCTTCTATCGGATAACGCTCGGAAATTTCGATCACTATTTGGTTTGGGTCGAGGCCAAGCTGTTGTGATAGCCGTAAAGTCGAACCAT is drawn from Idiomarina piscisalsi and contains these coding sequences:
- a CDS encoding bifunctional diguanylate cyclase/phosphodiesterase; protein product: MSTCDSRQALISLIENQQLFPLFQPVVDTARGCVIGHESLIRGPRSHALEFPDKLFSVANECDLLSELELACRYAALKEFQRQGMTGKLFLNVNPNVLKDDSHPHGSTLRLSQQLGLDPNQIVIEISERYPIEDTENLKEAIIHYRQLGFMIAIDDLGAGYSGLKLWSELHPDYVKVDRYFVQDIHESSVKREFVQSILSLAKNIQTKVIAEGIETKEELEQLHALGIKHCQGYLFGKPDKLPVHNVQPSLLNTYKPVKGGYNETIASVVNSLEIIADDEPALEALNRFTKNAALSLLPVTRHEKVVGVISREKLLERFSGSYGHALNANKLVAHIMEKEPIAVDWQASLEDVSQLITEHDETDVYQHIIVTRNNGYYGVASIKSLLRKITELKINDARHANPLTQLPGNVAINRVINEKLREQRQFSVAYFDLNHFKPYNDIYGYEQGDQVIKWVAQLLQKTLTGCSNFVGHIGGDDFVVIFDHAAVTADRIENSCQKVIERFDEDIVQFYQEEHIKLGGIKAVNREGHPTFFSLLSIAVGVVSPDAKLCESHHDVALLATEAKKEAKRFGGSYCYHCHRQAPRRLKLVSSHS
- the maoP gene encoding DUF413 domain-containing protein, which translates into the protein MTTITRELLLKKPFNDFRNYPYGFARSGDFSIRESDALTHYGCLITAMLNGEFKPTLQEDIDLLAAAKGEQAPATPVEKTWAKYQARIHRPKVASMYGKGKFADDSLGSSSDTEDDLIVED
- a CDS encoding DUF4382 domain-containing protein gives rise to the protein MRLFAYTTLALATVTLAACGGSDDDPTTPDTAQFTLGVSDAPVDNAEAVVACFNAVELTGNGDGAQTFTVGDDLEAPEENDLCLDSEGNPIPNTIGIDLLEFTGNESMVFLENAEIDAGQYGQLRLVMADGSYVMTDTNGDGDAEQVPVQVPSNELKLDGFIADAGGNLNFTVEFDLRHAMTNPVGQEHYILKPRGVRLVDNSAVGHLKGTVAEGALLFNEACTVAPEDASLPVAYVYLYEGSGLETSALADNGGSEENEPYASTAVYFDGVDTYDFAMGFIATGDYTAALTCNDADDPEADDDIEFFLTENVTIETSSEPVELEFVGAASE
- a CDS encoding Nramp family divalent metal transporter yields the protein MKLSQFGPGALVAAAFIGPGTVVTASLAGANYGYALLWALAFSVFACLILQEMSARIGLVTQAGLGENIRSNLTSGWLRWLALLLIFSAIAIGNSVYQGGNLSGASLGAFELLGPVPVLDHWLSNAWAVVIGFVAFLVLWSGNARIIEKSLIAMVLLMSIAFLGTFFLTDPDWAGVLNGIFSLSMPSGATLTVVALIGTTVVPYNIFLHASSISKKWQSTTDLPAVRRDLFVSIPLGGLISMAIVATAASAFFGHQITISSAADLAISLEPLFGNAATYLMAMGLFAAGISSATTAPLASAYALNGIMGWSVSLKSRAFRAVWLTILLLGVAISSLGIEPVTVIWFAQVANGILLPVIVGFLWWLSWGSLLGKNRNSWWQNLLAALVFIISIVLSIRSLGSAFGAF